AAAAATTTGGTTTTATTCAATACTTTATATTTACTTTGCATGGAACGATAATCCCTGAGCGCTGCGTCAAAACCAAGACTTATCTGGTCTGTAAAATTTTGTTTTTTCTGCACAATACTGCTGATTTCTTTTTCTCTGGAATCACTTTCACTGTTTCTGGCGCCCCAATCCCATAGATTCCAGCGTATGGCTCCTCCAAATGTATAGTAGCTCATCCACTCATCTGTTGACGGGTTAAGTCCCGGTCTGCCATAGCGGTATCCCGCGTTTAATACAACTTCCGGATAATTAACAGCCTGAGCCAGGTGCTGTTGTTCCGCAACTATATTACGGTTTAACTCCAGTTCCATTATTTCTTCTCTTTTCTGCACATTCAAAGTAGGTACCGTCATACTATCCGTATATTCCTGCTCGTCAGGTGTGGGCACCTCAATAATACTGCCTGCCATATTATTAAGCTTGTCACCGGCAGTTTGCAGAGTAGAGTCCAACTCCAGCATTTTTTGCTCATAATTTGCCAAAGTCAATTGTGTATTTAAAACATCAATAGGCAAAGAAAAACCCTGCCCTGTAAGAGACTTAATCTTGTTCAACTGAATATTAACCCTGTCCTGCCCAGCTTTGATTATTGATTTCTGTAATTTCAAATTCTCAATATTTTTCCAGGTCTCAATGGTTTCAAAAGCAGTATCTTTCTCTTTTTTCAGTACTTCCTGCCTCATAATTTCTTTTTGGTCCTCAGCGATTCTGATAACATTTTCTTTGGCAAAACCATTAAATAATAAATAGGTTGCGCTTATACCCATATCATAATTATTGTTTACTCCCATAGCTACCGTCTTGGGTGGAATTGTAATAGTGGCCACATCACTGATATATTTGTATGAAGAGTCAAACGCCAAGCCGGGGAGTTGCTTTTTTCGCTGGTTATCCAGTTCCAGCTCAGCCTTCTCATAAGCATATTTAGCGGATTTCAAAGGAGCATAATTATCCATAACCTTATAGAGGACGTCTTTAAGCTGTACCTGCGGGAAGGCGACGGGTATAAGCAAAAAAACTATTAAACAAATTTTAGGAAAATCCTGTTTCACTTTTTGTCCTTTCTGATACCATTATAAATTGTTTCGACAATGGATCTTTTTCTTTCTTTTAAAAATTCTTTAGAATTTATCTCAGGTTTTAAAGGCATTATCTCTTTTATCAAAGGTTCCGCGAAAAAAGAATATATACAAGCCCCAAGAATTGTCAGCAATAATTGGAACGAATTCACATCTTTTATTTCCCCTCTGGCCTTCGCTTTTTCAGTAATCCGCATAAATTTCTGAGGTGGCAAACCTGTGGGAGTATCTGCAAGCTTTTTAAATTCTTTGGTTATAATATTCCCCCCATAAATAAAATCTCTCATAATAAACAGAGATAATTTGGAATTATCCGCGAAAATATTAATGTACCTGTCTACGAAATTACTTAAAATATCATAAAAATTTCCATTTTCATTCAGGCAATCGTTAAGTTGTTGAAAATTTTTAGCTATAATAAACTCAAATATTTTTTCATAAAGGTTTTGTTTTGTTCTGAAATAATAATGTAACAGAGCTTTGTTTACCCCTGCATTATCGGCTATTTCCTGCATACTGGCTCCATGCCAGCCTTTGTTAACAAATACATTCAGCGCCGACCTCAAAATTTTATTTTCTGTCTGGGAATCTGTCGTGTAACCTGAAATATTATTATTAACCATTTGATTTAACCATATAGTTTAACTCTTTGGTTAAATTATACAATATACTTACTATAAAACAAGTTTAATTATATTAAATTCCTTCGATAATGATGAAATTCCACATCATCTTGATTTTATTCCATAAATATCAGGGGGATTTAAAATTTCAGGATTACCATAGTCCCTGAACCATTTATACAATCAATTGCAAAACTGTCCAGGAACTATAGCAACATAAAGCAATTAAATATTATTTCTTTACTGCTTTTTTTTCAACCTTTTTCTCTACTTTTACTTCTTCTTTCTTTTCAACCTTCTTCTCTACTTTCACTTCTGCTTTTGGAGTCTCAGCTTTTACTGCTTCAGCTTTAGGAGCTTCTGCCTTCACTTCTGCTTTCTTTTCAGCCTTTTTTTCTACTTTTACTCCTGCTTTCTTCTCAACCTTCTTCTCTACTTTCACTTCTGCTTTTGGAGTCTCAGCTTTTACTGCTTCAGCTTTAGGAGCTTCTACCTTTACTTCCGCTTTCTTTTCTACTTTAACTTCTGCTTTTTTGTCAGCAGCAGCTTTCTTTTCAGCTGCGAAACTGGTAGCTACTATTGAAACCATGATAATTACAGCAATAATTGATAATTTTTTCATATGATTCACCTCCTTCGTTAATTAATTGAATAGTTAAATTATAACCAGGTAAAATTAAAATAAAATTAAAATAAAATTAAAAATTTTTAATCTTAAAGCGGAAGCCAGATACAAACGGTTGTTCCCTTATGCACTTCACTGCTTATTTCTATTTTGCCTTTATGCAGTTGAACTATGGACCTGGCTATTGATAATCCCAAGCCAAAACCATCATGATGTCTCGATTTATCGGATTGATAAAACCGGTCAAAAATATGCGACAGGGCTTCTTCTGGAATTCCTATACCGGTATCCTGAATTAAAATTTTAACCTGTTTATCATACTTAACTTCACTAATTCTTATTTCTCCTCCCGGTTCGGTATATTTAACAGCGTTATCTATAATATTACTAAACAACCTGAATAATTGATTCTCATTACCAATAATTTTTGCCGGCTTTAATTCATCAAGGACGATGCGTATATTCTTGTTTTCTGCCAGTATCCTTAAATCTTTGACTATCTTTTGCAGTAAATCCTGAATGGCAATTTCTTTAGGTTCCTGTAAAATCTTTAAGCTCTCATATTTTGCCAGAATCAGCAAATTTTCAATTAACTTGGTCATCGTATTGATCTCTTCCAGGCCGCTAAGGCATACCTGTTGATATTCTTCCGGAGTGCGTTGTTTTTTCAAAATAACCTCTATTTCCCCCTTAAGTATGGTAAGCGGTGTTCTGAGCTCATGAGAAATGTCCTGCATTAATTGTTTCTGAGAACTCAGAGTATCTTCCAGATCGGTTAATAATTCATTAAATGTCTCTGCCAGACGCTGAATTTCATCATTAGTTTTTGGAACGCTTACCTTTATAGACAAATCACTGGCAGTAATCTGGTCAATAGAATTGATAATAGCGTTAACCGGTCTTAACGTCTGTCGTGCTAAAAAAGCGCCGACTAAACCAGTTAATAAAACTATACATGGCAAAATAATAAGAAAAAGCATTTTCAGGATATTTTGTGACGCGCGTAATGTCCTTAACGGAATTGCTACCTGTATCACATAGGCAATGCGGTCATTTTCTTTTACAGACATTGTAAAAACCCTCATCTCCAGAGTGGTTTTTTCTTTTGTCGTAATAATTATATTGTAAAGCAGAGCTTTACCGTTCAGAATATCTTTGAAAATTGTATCGGGAAGACGTTCGATATTGGGAATATCTTTAGATGACACAATCAATTTACCTTTTGCATCAAAGATTTGCACCACAATATTCAGCCACCTTGAATCCTTGGATTTAATTTCCACCCAGTTTTTAGCTATTTCCAGAAAATCCTGATTATTCAGTTTGGAAAAAATGATTGCCGGAGCTCCAAGACGCATGGCATTAAGTTTTTCATTCTCCCAATATGTGTCTATAGAATATCCGATACCTTCTGCTCTGGATCGCAGCAGATTATCCAAATTTTCATATAGAAGCTGAGTATAAGCGTAATAAAGCACTATGCTGAATATCGCCAATGTAAAAAACAGCAGAAACATATACCAGAGGGTTATTTTAAAACGAATTGATTTTATGAACATTTAATTTATATCTTCAGAGTATAACCTCTGCCCCTGATAGTGTGTATTATTCTTGTCTCAAATCCCTGATCAACTTTGCGTCTTAGATAATTAATGTATACATCAATAACATTGGTGTCTGTGTCAAAATTAATGTCCCACACATGCTCGGAAATCATGGTTCTGGTAACTATGGTGCCGGCATTACGCATCAAATATTCCAGCAGCGAAAATTCTTTGGTAGTC
This Candidatus Margulisiibacteriota bacterium DNA region includes the following protein-coding sequences:
- a CDS encoding ATP-binding protein, yielding MFIKSIRFKITLWYMFLLFFTLAIFSIVLYYAYTQLLYENLDNLLRSRAEGIGYSIDTYWENEKLNAMRLGAPAIIFSKLNNQDFLEIAKNWVEIKSKDSRWLNIVVQIFDAKGKLIVSSKDIPNIERLPDTIFKDILNGKALLYNIIITTKEKTTLEMRVFTMSVKENDRIAYVIQVAIPLRTLRASQNILKMLFLIILPCIVLLTGLVGAFLARQTLRPVNAIINSIDQITASDLSIKVSVPKTNDEIQRLAETFNELLTDLEDTLSSQKQLMQDISHELRTPLTILKGEIEVILKKQRTPEEYQQVCLSGLEEINTMTKLIENLLILAKYESLKILQEPKEIAIQDLLQKIVKDLRILAENKNIRIVLDELKPAKIIGNENQLFRLFSNIIDNAVKYTEPGGEIRISEVKYDKQVKILIQDTGIGIPEEALSHIFDRFYQSDKSRHHDGFGLGLSIARSIVQLHKGKIEISSEVHKGTTVCIWLPL
- a CDS encoding TolC family protein, which gives rise to MKQDFPKICLIVFLLIPVAFPQVQLKDVLYKVMDNYAPLKSAKYAYEKAELELDNQRKKQLPGLAFDSSYKYISDVATITIPPKTVAMGVNNNYDMGISATYLLFNGFAKENVIRIAEDQKEIMRQEVLKKEKDTAFETIETWKNIENLKLQKSIIKAGQDRVNIQLNKIKSLTGQGFSLPIDVLNTQLTLANYEQKMLELDSTLQTAGDKLNNMAGSIIEVPTPDEQEYTDSMTVPTLNVQKREEIMELELNRNIVAEQQHLAQAVNYPEVVLNAGYRYGRPGLNPSTDEWMSYYTFGGAIRWNLWDWGARNSESDSREKEISSIVQKKQNFTDQISLGFDAALRDYRSMQSKYKVLNKTKFLAGEKLRLITEQYAGGFVSNSDYQNAEKDFLEAQLNYEQQIVKLLLKRIEIEYLSGKSWTEWRLE
- a CDS encoding TetR/AcrR family transcriptional regulator; translated protein: MVNNNISGYTTDSQTENKILRSALNVFVNKGWHGASMQEIADNAGVNKALLHYYFRTKQNLYEKIFEFIIAKNFQQLNDCLNENGNFYDILSNFVDRYINIFADNSKLSLFIMRDFIYGGNIITKEFKKLADTPTGLPPQKFMRITEKAKARGEIKDVNSFQLLLTILGACIYSFFAEPLIKEIMPLKPEINSKEFLKERKRSIVETIYNGIRKDKK